In one Corallococcus sp. EGB genomic region, the following are encoded:
- a CDS encoding phytoene/squalene synthase family protein, translating to MREQAASFCRGQLPRVSRTFALNIPLLPEPLDLAVTAAYLLCRIADTVEDESPGGHQGALLDELAALVSLEPGWEARARSFARKARLALRDEAPPAEAELISDTETVLETLASLPSWVHPPIARCVRTMTGGMNQIQRLHGGSGQVMGLPDLQATFMYCYYVAGVVGEMLTGLFVASAPRVVWREAWLMPRASAFGRALQLTNILKDVREDLDRGTCWLPRDRMAAHGLTPATLVLPSLRARAVALMDELVAVTRRELDVALEYSLALPAEEPGLRLFCLYPLFFAAATLNAVEGNPAVLDPEPVKIRRETVEMLMRLTQERVGSDDDLRALYARCAGAPSGGGEAWR from the coding sequence GCAGCGTCATTCTGTCGCGGGCAACTGCCCCGGGTGTCCCGGACCTTCGCGCTCAACATCCCGCTCCTGCCCGAGCCCCTGGACCTGGCGGTGACGGCGGCCTACCTGCTGTGCCGCATCGCGGACACGGTGGAGGATGAGTCCCCCGGGGGGCATCAGGGGGCGTTGCTCGACGAGCTGGCCGCCCTGGTGTCGCTGGAGCCGGGCTGGGAGGCCCGTGCCCGCTCCTTCGCGCGAAAGGCGCGGCTCGCGCTGCGGGACGAGGCTCCTCCGGCGGAGGCGGAGCTGATTTCCGACACGGAGACCGTGCTCGAAACCCTGGCCTCGCTTCCCTCCTGGGTCCATCCCCCCATCGCCCGGTGCGTGCGCACGATGACCGGCGGGATGAACCAGATTCAACGGCTGCACGGAGGGAGCGGACAGGTCATGGGGCTGCCCGACCTCCAGGCGACGTTCATGTATTGCTATTACGTGGCGGGCGTCGTGGGCGAGATGCTGACCGGCCTCTTCGTCGCCAGCGCTCCCCGGGTTGTCTGGCGCGAGGCGTGGCTCATGCCCCGGGCGTCTGCCTTTGGCCGGGCCCTGCAGCTCACCAACATCCTCAAGGACGTGCGCGAGGACCTGGACCGGGGAACCTGCTGGCTGCCCAGGGACCGCATGGCCGCGCATGGCCTCACGCCCGCGACCCTGGTCCTGCCCTCGCTGCGCGCGCGCGCGGTGGCGCTGATGGACGAGCTGGTGGCGGTGACGCGCCGGGAGCTGGACGTCGCGCTCGAATACTCCCTGGCCCTGCCCGCGGAGGAGCCCGGCCTGCGGCTGTTCTGCCTCTACCCGCTCTTCTTCGCGGCCGCGACGCTGAACGCGGTGGAGGGCAATCCCGCCGTGCTCGACCCCGAGCCGGTGAAGATCCGCCGGGAGACGGTGGAAATGTTGATGCGGCTCACGCAGGAACGGGTGGGCTCCGACGATGACCTGCGCGCGCTCTATGCCCGCTGCGCAGGGGCGCCCTCGGGCGGTGGGGAGGCGTGGCGCTGA
- a CDS encoding TetR/AcrR family transcriptional regulator, with translation MSQDPRTAILNAAGEVFARFGFKKASVEDIARRAGVGKGSIYLHFESKEALFEACVERGYGESLAELNARVRRAKTPEARVRAYIQCKLEQQTRAPGGQRLELSTIFELGLQAAHLVPRMLESDAAVLASLLEDGVEQGVFTVAEPRSVARGFVALLSQITVKLMPREAEAALMASVEHCFDIFIRGLLKRPPG, from the coding sequence GTGAGTCAGGACCCACGTACAGCCATCCTCAACGCCGCCGGCGAGGTCTTCGCGCGCTTTGGCTTCAAGAAGGCCTCGGTCGAGGACATCGCCCGGCGCGCGGGCGTCGGCAAGGGCAGCATCTACCTGCACTTCGAGAGCAAGGAGGCGCTCTTCGAGGCCTGTGTGGAGCGGGGGTACGGGGAGAGCCTGGCCGAGCTCAACGCGCGGGTGCGCCGGGCGAAGACGCCCGAGGCCCGGGTCCGGGCCTACATCCAATGCAAGCTGGAGCAGCAGACCCGTGCCCCCGGAGGGCAGCGCCTCGAGCTGAGCACCATCTTCGAGCTGGGACTCCAGGCGGCGCACCTCGTGCCCAGGATGCTGGAGTCTGACGCGGCGGTCCTGGCGAGCCTCCTGGAGGACGGCGTGGAGCAGGGGGTGTTCACCGTGGCCGAGCCCAGGTCCGTGGCTCGTGGCTTCGTGGCGTTGCTCAGCCAGATCACCGTCAAGTTGATGCCGCGCGAGGCCGAGGCCGCGCTGATGGCGTCGGTGGAGCACTGCTTCGACATCTTCATCCGGGGCCTCCTGAAGCGGCCTCCTGGTTGA
- a CDS encoding TetR/AcrR family transcriptional regulator, translating to MSLIPMQRAAVLKAAREVFARKGFLQASLRDIAARARLSPARMAQLFQGKKELFDAVVDDVCDRGLARLEAAVGAAWTPAEKMRTFIEVRQGMAERTVQRLRVTPRAMRELLPLIEPRLARPRAREVAMLTSIFEEGRAQGSFDVRNARAAARALAMGFQHIECALLRFGLPSGALIRP from the coding sequence TTGTCTCTCATTCCCATGCAGCGCGCGGCGGTCCTCAAGGCCGCGCGAGAAGTCTTCGCGAGGAAGGGCTTCCTGCAGGCCTCCCTGCGCGACATCGCTGCCCGCGCGCGGTTGTCGCCCGCGAGGATGGCCCAGCTCTTCCAGGGCAAGAAGGAGCTGTTCGACGCGGTGGTGGATGACGTCTGCGACCGGGGCCTCGCGCGGCTGGAGGCGGCCGTGGGCGCGGCGTGGACGCCCGCGGAGAAGATGCGGACCTTCATCGAGGTGCGCCAGGGAATGGCGGAGCGGACGGTCCAGCGGCTGCGCGTCACGCCCCGTGCGATGCGGGAGCTGCTGCCGCTCATCGAGCCGCGCCTCGCCCGTCCCCGGGCGCGCGAGGTCGCGATGCTGACGTCCATCTTCGAGGAGGGGAGGGCGCAAGGCTCCTTCGACGTCCGCAACGCCCGGGCCGCCGCGCGCGCGCTGGCGATGGGGTTCCAGCACATCGAATGCGCGCTGCTTCGCTTCGGGCTGCCTTCGGGAGCGCTCATCCGCCCATGA
- a CDS encoding DUF3471 domain-containing protein: MPLEPGLFRSGESTEEWRFAAQAARTPRELHTRDTQSALPARVFTRVDARMPTASAMEALAGQYHSDEVDMTFTVRMEDGRPRMRWQRQKSTVLEPAGGDRFVSDEVGTVTFTRAKSGQVDGLIISTTRVRRLRAERLPAPRAGKVQGR, encoded by the coding sequence GTGCCGCTCGAACCCGGCCTGTTCCGTTCGGGGGAGTCCACGGAGGAGTGGCGCTTCGCGGCGCAGGCCGCCAGGACGCCGCGCGAGCTCCACACCCGGGACACGCAGAGCGCACTGCCCGCCCGCGTCTTCACGCGCGTGGACGCGAGGATGCCGACCGCCTCCGCGATGGAGGCGCTCGCGGGCCAGTACCACAGCGATGAAGTGGACATGACCTTCACGGTGCGCATGGAGGACGGCAGGCCGCGAATGCGCTGGCAGCGCCAGAAGAGCACCGTGCTCGAACCCGCCGGTGGAGACCGCTTCGTCAGCGACGAGGTGGGGACGGTCACCTTCACGCGCGCGAAGTCGGGGCAGGTGGACGGGCTGATCATCAGCACGACCCGGGTTCGCCGCCTGCGCGCGGAGCGGCTGCCGGCTCCGCGCGCGGGGAAGGTGCAGGGCCGTTGA
- a CDS encoding SGNH/GDSL hydrolase family protein — protein sequence MTWASLPASDARVQYAGRTYRSDTGVVFSHPGVTVRARFQGDAVRMRLDDAGQGGDVGTNHFDVVVDGAPPRLLAVHPGQGTYLLASGLAQGPHTVELIKRTESLVGTSTLLALEAHGEFQEPPHRPTGLRMEFVGDSITCGYGTDVTFVPESSSSKAPGFMAKHQNPRRSYGWLTARALGAEASLVCYSGHGVYRNLDLTTSGLIPAIYERAVPDAPAAWDFSIDPPDVIVINAGTNDTFAGSGTAAFLPDEAAFKSAYRTFLARLRALHPRAHIVCTLGSMTDGFKRMEQGGVVTSVHVGDWISDMVAERQRQGDARVHRHVMAMQNPFADGVGEDWHPSAATHQKMAESLSRFIRDVVRP from the coding sequence ATGACCTGGGCAAGCCTTCCGGCCTCCGACGCGCGGGTTCAGTACGCGGGCCGGACGTACCGCTCAGACACCGGGGTCGTCTTCTCCCATCCGGGCGTGACGGTCCGCGCGCGCTTCCAGGGAGACGCCGTGCGGATGCGGCTGGACGACGCCGGCCAGGGCGGCGACGTGGGGACCAACCACTTCGACGTCGTGGTGGACGGTGCGCCTCCCAGGCTGCTCGCGGTGCATCCCGGTCAGGGCACGTACCTGCTCGCCAGTGGGTTGGCCCAGGGCCCGCACACGGTGGAGCTCATCAAGCGCACCGAGTCCCTGGTGGGCACCAGCACGCTCCTCGCGCTGGAGGCCCATGGCGAGTTCCAGGAGCCGCCTCACCGCCCCACGGGGCTCCGGATGGAGTTCGTCGGAGACTCCATCACCTGCGGCTACGGCACCGACGTCACCTTCGTCCCGGAGTCCTCCTCCTCGAAGGCGCCTGGCTTCATGGCGAAGCACCAGAATCCCAGACGCAGCTATGGCTGGCTCACGGCCCGGGCCCTGGGCGCGGAGGCGTCGCTCGTCTGCTATTCGGGCCACGGCGTGTACCGCAACCTGGACCTGACCACGTCCGGGCTGATTCCCGCCATCTACGAGCGCGCCGTCCCGGACGCTCCCGCTGCGTGGGATTTCTCCATCGACCCGCCGGATGTGATTGTCATCAACGCCGGCACCAATGACACGTTCGCGGGCAGCGGCACCGCCGCGTTCCTCCCGGATGAAGCGGCGTTCAAGTCCGCGTACCGGACGTTCCTCGCACGGCTCCGCGCGCTGCACCCTCGCGCGCACATCGTGTGCACGCTCGGCAGCATGACGGATGGCTTCAAGCGCATGGAGCAGGGGGGCGTGGTGACGTCCGTGCACGTCGGCGATTGGATTTCCGACATGGTGGCCGAGCGCCAGCGCCAGGGCGATGCCCGGGTCCACCGCCACGTGATGGCCATGCAGAACCCCTTCGCCGACGGCGTTGGCGAGGACTGGCACCCCTCCGCCGCCACGCACCAGAAGATGGCGGAGTCGCTGAGCCGGTTCATCCGGGACGTCGTGCGCCCCTGA
- a CDS encoding MarR family winged helix-turn-helix transcriptional regulator, whose protein sequence is MSARKAPPWDPEAVPTFWINHASRLLMRHFEQRLRPLEFGMAYLPVVIALEEQGPLLQKQLAEYAHVEQPTMAALLTRMERDGLIERQPHPDDKRASQISLSAKARKRVPEAKVQLEEVAEQAMAGFSERERATFLSLLHRVVANLDPDAG, encoded by the coding sequence ATGAGCGCCAGGAAGGCCCCCCCGTGGGACCCGGAGGCCGTACCGACCTTCTGGATCAACCATGCGTCCCGGTTGCTGATGCGCCACTTCGAGCAGCGGCTGCGGCCGCTCGAGTTCGGGATGGCCTACCTGCCGGTGGTCATCGCGCTGGAGGAGCAAGGGCCGCTCCTCCAGAAGCAGCTCGCGGAGTACGCCCACGTCGAGCAGCCCACCATGGCCGCGCTCCTCACGCGCATGGAGCGCGACGGGCTCATCGAGCGCCAGCCACACCCGGACGACAAGCGCGCGAGCCAAATCTCCCTCTCCGCGAAGGCCCGGAAGCGCGTTCCGGAAGCGAAGGTCCAGTTGGAGGAGGTCGCGGAGCAGGCGATGGCGGGCTTCAGCGAACGCGAGCGCGCCACGTTCCTGTCGCTCCTGCACCGCGTGGTGGCCAACCTGGACCCCGACGCCGGGTGA
- a CDS encoding 2,3-oxidosqualene cyclase — MRRALDVLARTQEADGSWKGDYSGPLFLGPVHVAGLYVMGRTPEGPVRDGMVAFMRAHQNADGGWGLDVESPSLVFTSVLNYVALRLLGIGADDPGLVRARAWFLPRGGALASASWGKSILALLGVYEYEGLAPVPPELWLLPRALPFHPSRLWCHCRMVYLPMGWLYGRRARAREAPLLAELRRELYPQPYADVDWKAARGRVAPTDGYSPHGLALRAVHRALALYERFHSKRLRARALDESLALIRGEDEATHFICIGPINKVLDMVVWHVARPDGPEVRAHLERLPDYLQHTSKGITVNGYNSSQLWDTAFAVQALVASGETAGSRDTLARAGRYLEAQQVLEDSPDAARHYRHPSRGGWPFSTRAHGWPISDCTAEALKACLLLEPLGLNRVPRERLEQAVAFILSLQNRDGGWATYERQRGPRWLERFNPSDVFAGIMVDPSYVECTSACVQALAAWRGAFPDAPVARPIARGADFLRRQQRPDGGWEGSWGVCFSYGTWFGVTGLVAAGARADDSALRKAVAFLKAHQRGDGSWSETIQACRERRWVEGRSGHAVTTSWALLSLVAAGEADADATRRGVAWLRAWQETEGAWPPEPLAGVFSRTCAIHYDAYLRIFPPWALALAERRAEALRACGG; from the coding sequence ATGCGGCGGGCGCTCGACGTGCTGGCGCGGACGCAGGAGGCGGACGGCTCCTGGAAGGGGGACTACAGCGGCCCGCTCTTCCTGGGGCCGGTGCACGTGGCCGGGCTGTACGTGATGGGCCGCACGCCGGAGGGGCCCGTCCGCGACGGAATGGTGGCCTTCATGCGCGCCCACCAGAACGCGGATGGAGGTTGGGGGCTGGACGTGGAGTCGCCCAGCCTCGTCTTCACGTCGGTGCTCAACTACGTCGCGCTGCGGCTGCTGGGCATCGGGGCGGACGACCCGGGCCTCGTGCGCGCGCGGGCGTGGTTTCTTCCCCGGGGCGGAGCGCTCGCCAGCGCGTCCTGGGGAAAGTCCATCCTCGCCCTGCTGGGCGTCTATGAATACGAGGGCCTGGCGCCCGTGCCGCCCGAGCTATGGCTGTTGCCGCGGGCGCTGCCCTTCCACCCGTCGCGGCTCTGGTGCCACTGCCGCATGGTGTACCTGCCCATGGGCTGGCTCTACGGCCGCCGCGCCCGCGCGCGTGAGGCGCCGCTGCTGGCGGAGCTGCGGCGCGAGCTGTACCCCCAGCCCTACGCGGACGTGGACTGGAAGGCGGCGCGCGGACGCGTGGCGCCCACGGACGGCTACAGTCCCCACGGGCTGGCGCTGCGCGCCGTGCACCGCGCGCTGGCGCTGTACGAGCGATTCCATTCGAAGCGGCTGCGGGCGCGCGCCCTGGATGAATCCCTGGCGCTGATTCGCGGCGAGGACGAAGCGACGCACTTCATCTGCATCGGGCCCATCAACAAGGTGCTCGACATGGTGGTGTGGCACGTGGCGCGGCCGGACGGCCCGGAGGTGCGGGCCCACCTGGAGCGCCTGCCGGACTACCTCCAGCACACCTCCAAAGGCATCACGGTCAATGGCTACAACTCCTCCCAGCTCTGGGACACCGCCTTCGCGGTGCAGGCGCTGGTGGCCTCCGGAGAGACGGCCGGAAGCCGGGACACGCTGGCGCGCGCGGGGCGGTACCTGGAGGCGCAGCAGGTGCTGGAGGATTCACCCGACGCCGCGAGGCATTACCGGCACCCGAGCCGGGGAGGGTGGCCCTTCAGCACGCGCGCGCACGGCTGGCCCATCAGTGATTGCACGGCGGAGGCGCTGAAGGCGTGTCTGTTGTTGGAGCCGCTCGGGCTCAACCGCGTCCCGCGCGAGCGCCTGGAGCAGGCCGTGGCGTTCATCCTGTCCCTCCAGAACCGGGACGGCGGGTGGGCCACCTACGAGCGGCAGCGGGGGCCGCGGTGGCTGGAGCGGTTCAATCCCTCGGACGTCTTCGCCGGCATCATGGTGGACCCCAGCTACGTGGAGTGCACGTCCGCCTGCGTGCAGGCGCTGGCCGCGTGGCGCGGGGCCTTCCCGGACGCCCCGGTGGCGCGGCCCATCGCGCGGGGCGCGGACTTCCTGCGCCGCCAGCAGCGTCCGGACGGAGGCTGGGAGGGCTCCTGGGGCGTGTGCTTCAGCTACGGCACGTGGTTCGGCGTCACCGGCCTGGTGGCCGCGGGCGCGAGGGCCGACGACTCCGCGCTGCGCAAGGCGGTCGCGTTCCTCAAGGCGCACCAGCGCGGGGACGGCTCCTGGAGCGAGACCATCCAGGCCTGCCGCGAGCGCCGCTGGGTGGAGGGGCGCTCGGGCCACGCGGTGACGACGTCCTGGGCCCTGCTGTCGCTGGTGGCGGCGGGTGAAGCGGACGCGGACGCCACGCGCCGGGGCGTGGCGTGGCTCCGCGCGTGGCAGGAGACGGAGGGCGCGTGGCCCCCCGAGCCCCTGGCCGGCGTGTTCAGCCGCACCTGCGCCATCCACTACGACGCCTACCTGCGCATCTTCCCGCCGTGGGCGCTGGCGCTCGCGGAGCGGCGGGCCGAGGCCCTCAGGGCTTGCGGAGGCTGA
- a CDS encoding RtcB family protein: MQPKLNRLLRALAREGLDVAYDGRVYTVRLQADPHAPPAEVLLPPDLPVEGKALRQLAALAALHHPDGGRVKQVRATPDFHPGDSGVAIGSVVHTEGLVVPGAVGTDINCGMRLHVADIPVEAFLARRDAFVERMKGHCFFGTRDVAQGSRALEALLRDGLAGWLGETQTRPLGMAARVDLGQLHRESERVHLGGALEGDPAWAPTGLRREGVVRDPGLATIGGGNHFVEVQRVEAVVDRARAWAWGVREGQLAFMVHSGSRDMGRHVGRAWQERARAAWPPGTPHPASGIFPLADPAKVREYLKAEATAANYAFLNRLLLAELVRQTLRELFGDVEAPLVYDVPHNITLPWEGGWLARKGACPAEVDQPVIVPGSMGATSYLMRGLGNAKALASASHGAGRAHSRFSMSRGGAKHREEDLGLTGVDCIALRAERRIEEAPAAYKPIGPVVASQVDADIVREVARLRPLMTFKA, from the coding sequence ATGCAGCCGAAACTGAACCGGCTCCTGCGGGCGCTCGCCCGCGAGGGGCTCGACGTTGCTTACGACGGTCGTGTCTACACGGTCCGCCTCCAGGCGGATCCCCACGCTCCCCCCGCTGAAGTCCTCCTTCCGCCGGACCTGCCGGTGGAGGGCAAGGCGCTCCGGCAGCTCGCGGCGCTCGCCGCGCTCCATCACCCCGACGGCGGCCGCGTGAAGCAGGTGCGGGCGACGCCGGACTTCCATCCGGGTGACTCCGGGGTGGCCATCGGGTCGGTGGTCCACACGGAGGGCCTGGTGGTGCCCGGCGCCGTGGGCACGGACATCAACTGCGGCATGCGCCTGCACGTCGCGGACATCCCCGTGGAGGCCTTCCTCGCCCGCCGCGACGCCTTCGTCGAGCGGATGAAGGGGCATTGCTTCTTCGGCACGCGGGACGTCGCCCAGGGCTCGCGGGCGCTGGAGGCGCTCCTGCGCGACGGGCTGGCCGGCTGGCTGGGGGAGACGCAGACCCGGCCCCTGGGCATGGCGGCGCGCGTGGACCTGGGCCAGCTTCACCGTGAGTCCGAGCGCGTCCACCTGGGCGGGGCGCTGGAGGGCGACCCGGCCTGGGCGCCCACCGGGCTGCGGCGGGAGGGCGTGGTGCGCGACCCCGGGCTGGCCACCATTGGCGGAGGCAACCACTTCGTGGAGGTGCAGCGGGTGGAGGCCGTGGTGGACCGCGCGCGGGCGTGGGCCTGGGGCGTGCGGGAGGGGCAGCTCGCGTTCATGGTGCACTCCGGTTCGCGCGACATGGGCAGGCACGTGGGCAGGGCGTGGCAGGAGCGGGCCCGGGCCGCGTGGCCCCCGGGGACACCGCATCCGGCGAGCGGCATCTTCCCGCTCGCGGACCCGGCGAAGGTGCGCGAGTACCTGAAGGCCGAGGCCACGGCGGCCAACTACGCCTTCCTCAACCGGCTGCTGCTCGCGGAGCTGGTGCGGCAGACGCTGCGGGAGCTGTTCGGGGACGTGGAGGCGCCGCTCGTCTACGACGTGCCGCACAACATCACCCTGCCCTGGGAAGGCGGCTGGCTGGCGCGCAAGGGGGCCTGCCCGGCGGAGGTGGACCAACCGGTCATCGTCCCCGGCTCCATGGGCGCCACGTCCTACCTGATGCGGGGCCTGGGCAACGCGAAGGCCCTGGCGTCGGCCTCGCATGGGGCGGGCCGCGCGCACTCGCGCTTCTCCATGTCGCGCGGCGGCGCGAAGCACCGCGAGGAGGACCTGGGCCTGACGGGGGTGGACTGCATCGCGCTGAGGGCCGAGCGCCGCATCGAGGAGGCCCCCGCCGCCTACAAGCCCATCGGGCCGGTGGTGGCCTCGCAGGTGGACGCGGACATCGTCCGGGAGGTGGCCCGGCTGCGGCCGCTGATGACGTTCAAGGCGTGA
- a CDS encoding DUF3500 domain-containing protein, translated as MLALGACGDDSGPGTSPDAGTEVDAGTQADAQRASALHAWTDEAAKTYWSNLPGVTRSGITWGTLSAESKTEALHLASLVLTAEGYADMSVIFAATATSANRAPLPAARPRAAGCSNARRA; from the coding sequence ATGCTGGCGCTCGGTGCCTGCGGTGACGATTCCGGCCCGGGAACCTCACCGGACGCGGGGACCGAGGTCGACGCCGGAACGCAGGCAGACGCCCAGCGGGCGTCCGCGCTCCATGCCTGGACGGACGAGGCGGCGAAGACATACTGGAGCAACCTGCCCGGCGTCACCCGCTCCGGCATCACATGGGGCACGCTCAGCGCCGAAAGCAAGACGGAGGCGCTGCACCTCGCCTCCCTCGTCCTCACCGCCGAGGGATATGCCGACATGAGCGTCATCTTCGCGGCGACGGCTACCTCGGCGAACAGGGCGCCCCTCCCGGCGGCGCGGCCACGTGCGGCTGGGTGCTCGAACGCGCGCCGGGCGTGA
- a CDS encoding bifunctional UDP-sugar hydrolase/5'-nucleotidase, protein MAQGRGLVNRSSFLMRALRTGALCLLGASSLLTACDSNDDPPVDPDPTPVDTSPRTLTLLQTSDLHTNIFPWDYFTGKADAKRGLARVATLVKQERAKNPDCTLLVDTGDTIQGSPLGTYYALVDNTPKHPMAAAMNELGYAAMALGNHEFNYGPDVLDKFKREVNFPILGANVRKVADGSEAFTPYVLTTVCDVKVGILGLVTPGVATWERKDNIAGLRFDDPLETARVYVPKMKQAGADVVVVAIHSGPDKQPTGNASSPESWLADYADDSKWTDRGNLPGENEAVQIAQQVADVDVLLTGHTHQPIPKMLLKQQDGREVLLTQPNRWGSHLADVKLNVTWNGKRWGVDAHDSSLHAVDDTVAVDATVVQATQAYHDKTVAYVNQKIGSTTAAFTGGFPGRYVDSPLADLLNTVQEEAAKEAGFDVDLSATALFSNDVALPAGDVTLRDAYSVYIYDNTLYVMEINGSILRRALELNTLYFKQLDAANLPAKPADAKATTPVVADYNWDLYSGIEYGYDLTKPAGSRLTHLRFKGQDVKDDQLFRIAVNNYRGGGGGGFSMFKEGTLLWSSADGVRDYVARYMQEHQNLSPDAVNTCNFTLTPDLYTPYFQATLGPAKCAPVK, encoded by the coding sequence ATGGCTCAAGGTCGAGGCCTCGTGAACCGCTCCTCCTTCCTGATGCGCGCGCTGCGCACCGGCGCGCTCTGTCTCCTGGGCGCCAGCTCGCTGCTGACCGCCTGTGACTCCAATGACGACCCGCCCGTCGACCCCGACCCGACGCCGGTGGACACCTCCCCGCGCACGCTGACGCTGCTGCAGACGAGCGACCTGCACACCAACATCTTCCCGTGGGACTACTTCACCGGGAAGGCGGACGCGAAGCGCGGCCTCGCCCGGGTGGCCACGCTCGTCAAGCAGGAGCGGGCGAAGAACCCGGACTGCACGCTGCTCGTGGACACCGGTGACACCATCCAGGGCTCGCCGCTCGGCACCTACTACGCCCTGGTGGACAACACGCCCAAGCACCCCATGGCCGCCGCCATGAACGAGCTGGGCTACGCCGCCATGGCCCTGGGCAACCACGAGTTCAACTACGGCCCGGACGTCCTGGACAAGTTCAAGCGCGAGGTGAACTTCCCCATCCTCGGCGCCAACGTGCGCAAGGTCGCGGACGGCTCCGAGGCCTTCACCCCGTATGTGCTGACCACGGTCTGCGACGTGAAGGTCGGCATCCTCGGCCTGGTGACGCCGGGCGTGGCGACGTGGGAGCGCAAGGACAACATCGCCGGGCTCCGCTTCGATGATCCGCTGGAGACCGCGAGGGTCTACGTCCCGAAGATGAAGCAGGCCGGCGCGGACGTGGTGGTGGTGGCCATCCACAGCGGTCCGGACAAGCAGCCCACGGGCAACGCGAGCAGCCCCGAGTCCTGGCTCGCGGACTACGCGGATGATTCGAAGTGGACCGACCGGGGCAACCTCCCCGGTGAGAACGAGGCCGTGCAGATTGCCCAGCAGGTGGCGGACGTGGACGTGCTCCTCACCGGCCACACGCACCAGCCCATCCCGAAGATGCTGCTGAAGCAGCAGGATGGCCGCGAGGTCCTCCTCACGCAGCCCAACCGCTGGGGCAGCCACCTGGCCGACGTGAAGCTCAACGTCACCTGGAACGGCAAGCGCTGGGGCGTGGACGCGCACGACTCGTCGCTCCATGCCGTGGACGACACGGTGGCGGTGGATGCCACCGTCGTGCAGGCCACCCAGGCCTACCACGACAAGACGGTGGCCTACGTGAACCAGAAGATTGGCAGCACCACCGCGGCCTTCACGGGCGGCTTCCCCGGGCGCTACGTGGACAGCCCCCTGGCGGACCTGCTCAACACCGTGCAGGAGGAGGCCGCGAAGGAGGCCGGCTTCGATGTGGACCTGTCCGCGACGGCCTTGTTCAGCAATGACGTGGCGCTGCCCGCGGGGGACGTCACCCTGCGCGACGCCTACAGCGTCTACATCTACGACAACACGCTGTACGTGATGGAGATCAACGGCTCCATCCTCCGGCGCGCGCTGGAGTTGAACACGCTCTATTTCAAGCAGCTGGACGCGGCCAACCTGCCCGCGAAGCCCGCGGACGCGAAGGCCACCACGCCCGTCGTCGCGGACTACAACTGGGACCTCTACTCGGGCATCGAGTACGGCTACGACCTGACGAAGCCCGCGGGCTCCCGGCTCACGCACCTGCGCTTCAAGGGGCAGGACGTGAAGGACGACCAGCTCTTCCGCATCGCGGTCAACAACTACCGCGGCGGTGGCGGCGGCGGATTCAGCATGTTCAAGGAGGGCACCCTGCTGTGGTCCTCCGCGGACGGGGTGCGTGACTACGTCGCGCGCTACATGCAGGAGCACCAGAACCTGTCGCCGGACGCGGTGAACACCTGCAACTTCACGCTCACGCCTGACCTCTACACGCCGTACTTCCAGGCCACGCTCGGCCCCGCGAAGTGCGCGCCCGTGAAGTGA
- a CDS encoding DUF1993 family protein — translation MYFETFSQMKKQLGQLGKWLETAAAHAKAKSFDPNLYLGFRLAPDQLPFVKQVQIACDAAKLGASRLTGKDAPSHPDTEQTLEELSARVRSTLEYLNTLTAKDFEGAASRVITHPRWEGQVMSGADNFLEHIIPNFYFHLTHAYALLRHNGVNLGKADYLGTLSLRKP, via the coding sequence ATGTACTTCGAAACCTTTTCGCAGATGAAGAAGCAGCTCGGGCAGTTGGGCAAGTGGTTGGAGACGGCCGCGGCGCACGCCAAGGCGAAGTCCTTCGACCCGAACCTCTACCTGGGCTTCCGGCTGGCGCCGGACCAGCTCCCGTTCGTGAAGCAGGTGCAGATCGCCTGTGACGCCGCGAAGCTGGGGGCCTCGCGGCTGACAGGCAAGGACGCGCCGTCGCACCCGGACACGGAGCAGACGCTGGAGGAGCTCAGCGCCCGCGTCCGGTCCACCCTCGAGTACCTGAACACGCTGACGGCGAAGGACTTCGAGGGCGCGGCCAGCCGCGTCATCACCCACCCGCGGTGGGAGGGACAGGTGATGAGCGGCGCGGACAACTTCCTGGAGCACATCATCCCGAACTTCTACTTCCACCTCACCCACGCCTACGCGCTGCTGCGTCACAACGGCGTCAACCTGGGCAAGGCGGACTACCTGGGCACGCTCAGCCTCCGCAAGCCCTGA